A DNA window from Mya arenaria isolate MELC-2E11 chromosome 17, ASM2691426v1 contains the following coding sequences:
- the LOC128223477 gene encoding cyclin-O protein B-like, with protein sequence MGSVLRGNSSFCLVDDTTHAKEEDDEGIDSPSQTETLTEVSQDQSLQTTSTTAPDSVPLCDSEIQESNDNDVDLRCLEDVGEWPSTQKITDAQCSCDDQEPGEHEDNVQDISTLFLNIEKKYYLESCLKNQPKVRLNWSRQTTPIMAPGSVSLCDSGLQESVSPSVDLRRLEDMWEFPSTRRVKDAQCSFTGQEHYGFEDYVDDIFAHRLNIESKYRIERCLRNQPEISPDIRKKLIKWLTAMHHDFALCQDTLYLAVHVFDRVLTEMEVSSECLELVVIASLLVACKQVKQSELIVLMATCFDLMAPTVLQFLEYYASFSLVTCTGDAELTDSLKAARDVSRCALELSLQDYELCQFPPSVLALCVWRVAVEKVNYTIDMRTVHYTCDFPKLQLETCIAQVHKFFKSFKQSGQEMSSLYEKYGNL encoded by the exons ATGGGTTCGGTGTTGCGGGGAAACTCTTCATTTTGCCTAGTGGACGATACCACACATGCTAAAGAAGAAGATGATGAAGGAATAGACAGTCCGTCCCAGACCGAGACCCTGACCGAG GTCAGCCAGGACCAGTCACTACAGACCACGTCCACCACAGCACCGGACAGCGTTCCCCTGTGCGACTCCGAGATCCAGGAATCCAATGATAACGATGTTGACCTTCGCTGTCTTGAGGACGTCGGGGAATGGCCGTCCACGCAAAAGATCACAGATGCGCAGTGCTCGTGCGACGACCAGGAGCCTGGCGAGCACGAGGATAATGTGCAAGATATTTCCACACTCTTTCTcaatattgagaaaaaatacTATTTGGAGAGCTGTCTGAAAAACCAACCGAAG GTCAGACTGAACTGGTCGCGACAGACCACGCCCATTATGGCACCGGGCAGCGTTTCCCTGTGCGATTCCGGGCTCCAGGAATCAGTTTCTCCCAGTGTTGACCTCCGCCGTCTTGAGGATATGTGGGAGTTCCCGTCCACGCGCAGGGTCAAAGATGCGCAGTGCTCGTTTACCGGCCAGGAGCATTACGGGTTCGAGGATTACGTGGACGACATCTTCGCCCACCGACTCAATATTGAGAGTAAATACCGTATTGAGAGGTGTCTTAGAAACCAACCGGAG ATAAGCCCTGACATCCGAAAGAAGCTGATCAAATGGCTGACGGCGATGCATCATGATTTTGCTCTATGCCAGGACACGCTTTACCTTGCCGTACATGTGTTCGACCGAGTGCTTACTGAGATGGAGGTTTCAAGTGAATGCCTTGAGCTGGTGGTTATCGCAAGTCTTCTTGTCGCTTGTAAACAG GTGAAGCAGTCTGAGCTGATTGTGTTGATGGCAACCTGTTTTGACCTGATGGCTCCCACAGTGCTGCAGTTTCTGGAGTATTATGCATCTTTCAGTCTTGTAACCTGTACTGGAGACGCTGAGCTAACTGATAGTCTGAA GGCTGCGCGTGATGTGTCTCGTTGTGCGCTGGAGTTGTCCTTACAGGATTATGAATTATGTCAGTTCCCGCCATCTGTGCTGGCTCTGTGTGTGTGGAGAGTTGCCGTGGAGAAGGTCAATTATACCATTGACATGCGCACAGTTCACTACACATGTGACTTTCCCAAACTCCAGCTTGAGACCTGCATAGCACAAGTTCACAAGTTCTTCAAAAGTTTCAAGCAGTCCGGCCAGGAAATGTCCTCACTCTATGAGAAGTATGGGAACTTGTAG